The DNA sequence AAGTTGGTGGAACTTAACAAGGAGTATACTAAATTACAGGCCCTGACACAGAACCAGAAATTTAGCCAGAGCAAGGGATTAAGCCTGATCATTGGTGCCAGGAACCAGAATTACATTTCAGGGATTCATGGTCCCCTAAGGGACCTGATCAGTTTTGACGAGGAATTCCGTACCGCCCTGGAAGCAACAGCCGGAAATAGGCTTAACTCAGTAGTAGTTGAGGATGATGAAACTTCGCAGAAATGCATAGAACTCCTCAAACGCGAGAAAGCCGGGCGCATCACCTTTCTTCCGATCAACAAGATGACCATGGGCAGGCCAAGAGGAAAGGCCATCATCGTACACAACTCACCCGACTCCCTTGGCTATGTCATGGAGAGAGTCAGCTACGACAAAAAATACGAGGGATGCATCTGGCACGCTTTCCAGGATACGGTCATAGTGGAAACAGTTGAGGTTGCCAGGAAATACATGGTTGGCGTGAAGCTCGTGACCATGGATGGGGACATATTTGATCCCAGTGGAGCTATTACCGGCGGATTCATGGAGAAAAAGCGCGAAAACGTTGTTTCGGAAAAGAGAGTGGCGGATCTGTCCGCAGATATACTTTCCACGAATTCGCAGATAGATGAACTTACCTCAATCATAAAGACAAGGAACGCTGAACTTTCCAAACTTACTGAAGAACTCGGCGCAAAGTCAAGGGAAGAGGGTCAGAAGAAGGCAAATCTTGAGAGCATAGACGTGGATCTTGTAAAGACAAGAGAAGAATTGCAAAATATGCAGGGAAAAATCCTGCAGTGCACTGAGGAACTTCATTCAATCACTGATGAACACGAGAAAAAAAGGTCAGGTATAGAAAAGATAAAAGCAGATATGCGCACAAAGCAGCGCGAAAAATCGACCATAATGGATGAGATGAAAACGCAGAACCCCGAGGAGGCAGAATTGCAGGAATCGATGGAAAAGAAACTGGCTCTCCTGCGCAATCAGCAGTCGCAAATAGCCGCGGAAATTTCTGCAATAACAGTTGAAGTAAGGCATAATGCGGAAAGAACAGGTGATCTGAGCAGCGAGATACGAGACATTGAAAAGGAATCAGGTGACCTGATGAAACAGGTCGATTCTCTTGAGTCAAAACAGAAGGTGCTTGATGCAGAACTTACCAAGTCACAGCTTATAGAAGCTGAGCTCGATAAAAACAGCAGGGAATTTACTGAGGCTATAGCAAAAATAGACCTGGAGATGCAGAAGATAAACCAGTTGATAGAGTCTAACAGGTCACTGTGCACAACAAAGCGGGATGTTACAATTTCTCTTAATGCAAAGATCGGGAGCATAAGGGATAAGGTAATGCAACTGTCAGAGGACATGAGAAATCTCGGTGGAAAACCCGTTGTTGAGGACATTTCAGACCAGGAGATCAGGAAAACCATTCTGCAGCTACAGGGTGAGGGGGAGAACATGGGACCGATAAATTACAAGGCAATTGATGAGTTCTCTGTGGCCTCTTCAGTTCTGGAAGAACTTAAGACAGAGCTGGAAAGCCTTACCAGCGAAAGGAAAGAACTTGAGGATCTCATGGAAAGGCTCAACCGCCAAAAAGAGATTATTTTTGTCAAGACATTCAACAGCATTAACGAGGGGATGAACGTAATTTATGGAAAACTGTCCGGCGGAGGAGAGTCGCAACTGATCCTGACAGACCCGGGAAACCCCCTGGATTCAGAGGTCCATATAAAGGCACGACCCAAGGGGAAAACCTTTGCAAAACTGCAATCTCTCAGTGGTGGTGAGAAGAGCCTTACTGCCCTGGCTTTCATAATGTCGGTGCAGAGGATAACGCCTTCCCCGATCTACTATCTGGACGAGGTCGACATGTTTCTTGATGGCTCCAACGTTGAGAGGATGGGCCAGATGTTCAGGGCAAACTCTGAAACCTCCCAGATACTTATGGTGTCGCTCAAGAAAGCAATGCTGAAGTATGCTAACAACATAATTGGAGTAACCAGTTTTGACCAGGAGAATACGGAAGTGTATGGAAAGAGCCTGGCGTCCGATCTGGAGGAATACTGATGGAATTTCAGGAGATAATGAACAGCCTTATTGTGCAGGGAGAGCTGCTGGAGGTCAACACCGCAGAATACGAAAAGGTACTGCAGAATTTCGAGAACACCAATGCAATAACCGACCCGGTATCGAAGGCAAGTTCACTGGTTTTCCGCATGTGCCAGGATGGTACCCTCGACCCTTGGAATGTCGACCTGGTTGCCTTTGCAAGATTCTTCAAGGAAATAATAACCGAGGATTTCAGCAATCTTGGCTTCGCTGGATATATAGTGGGTGAAGCATGGAGGATTCTCTACATGAAAACACTCTCCACCGTCGATTCCGAGGAAGCCGAGGAAGTAGAGATTGCTGATACAGATATAACAGAATATTCCGTACCCCAGATGGTACCGGATGACCTGGACCTCAAGATTCCAGTGTCAGGCCATATCCAACGGCCAATACGGATGATAGAGCTGCTGGACGCAATGCGGACAGCTTATATAAAAGATCAAAGAGCCGGTTCCAGGCGTAGGGCTGAATCGAATGAAATCACGTCACTGGAGGCTATAGTAAGCAACCTCAACCTGGACGAACCTGAAAGGGAAATTGCAAGAGTATTCCAGTTGATCTCCGGCGCCTATAAGGACACCTTTTACATGGAGGATTACTGGGGAAAAACACCCGAAGAGCAGGCTTCCTTTTTTGTGTATTCACTTTTCCTTATGAGGGAGCGCAGGATCCAGCTTCACCAGGAGAAACCATATGCTGAGATTATTATTAACAGGATAGATATGGGATTATGAGTCAACTCCTACAGGGCAGCGGGTCTGCAAAATCGAAATATGTAAGTGCCTCAGAAATTTCCCAGTACGAATTCTGCAATGTAGCATGGTACTACCAGAAAGAGGGGTATCCAAGAAGCAAGATATCATCAAGGCGTATGGCCAGTGGAAGGGAAAGCCACAAAAAAGTGGAGAAGTCTTATGTTTCCCTCACCCTGATAGTCAGGATTCTGGTAATCGCGCTTGTCCTGGTCATCGCAGCTCTCGCACTGTTGTCGTTCTGATATGCAATTTCTGCTTTTTCTTATACCACTGGCAATCCTCGTTATCCTGCTGGTTGCAAGCAGGAAGAGAAGATCATACAGAATCCCCCGTGGAAAGAAGATCTACGGGGATATGCTGACAAAGGGAAAGGTACTGAAATCCGACAGATACATGTTATCAGGAAAACCAGACATGATAACCAGGAAAGGCCGGGCGATCATACCATACGAGTATAAATCGGGACACGCAAACGAACCAAGAACAGGACATCTGCTGCAGATGGGGGCGTATTTCATAATTCTAGGCGATTTATATCCGAAGAGCGTGATAAGATACGGGATATTGAAATATGGTGATTCTGCATTCAGGATTGAGAACTCACAGGGACTCAGGAACAGGGTGCTCTCCATAGCGGATGAAATTCGAGGAAACCATGAGATTCCCGTCAGGAACCATGACAGCAGGGTCAGGTGCTTCCGCTGCCCTTACAAGGAAGTGTGTTCGCAAAATCTGGCCTATGGCGGGCGGAATTCCTCAATCAGCAAGTAAAGTAAAGCTTGCCAGAATGGTTAAGTATGGAGGCATGATCACTCTGATACCCCGTCCGGACCATACAGGTTTCGGCTATATCCAGAAGTAAAGAGGAAAACTAGGGTTAAAGGCGCATCCGATCATGCAACTGTATCTGTAATCTCTCCGCTGACCTGCCGTGAGATAAATGTCAGGTGAAGGCGCAGACTGCAATTCGATGCGTTCAATGCCCGTGTAGGGGTTATTTCATTTAACCATACATTTCAGGAGACACCTAAAATGGACAATATCGAAGCTATAACAGGGAACATGGAAGAGGTTGTTACAATTGATGAACTCAGGGCACTGGATATCAGGGGTTCAAGATCATACATTGGATTCGAGCCATCAGGGATACCGCACATCGGGACAGCAGTTCTATGGCCCTTGAAACTGATGGAAGTTGCCGCAACGGGAATGCAGGTGACAGTACTGCTGGCTGACTGGCACGCGCTTATAAACGACAAACTTGGTGGTGATATTGACATTATTCGGGAAAGCGGCAGGATGCTGGAGCAGAGCATGAAAGCGATGGGCCTGGTTGACAATGTAAAATTTGTTTGGGCGGCCGACATAGTCGATGATAGTGACTACTGGATGCAGTTCATTCACGTTGCAAAACACTCCAACCTTGCGAGGGTTACGCGTGCCCTCCCGATAATGGGACGCACTGAGGATGATGCAGAACAGGATTTCAGCAAATACCTCTACCCGCTCATGCAGGTCAATGATATTTTCTACAATGACTTTGATGTAGCCTTTGGCGGAATGGATCAGCGCCATGCCCACATGCTGGCACGTGATATAGCTGAAAGAATGCACCGGAAGAAAGTCATATCGATCCATGGTCCGCTCCTTGGAAGCCTTGCCGGCAATGGCAGGATGGGTCCATTTGCCAAGATGTCGAAAAGCTCGCCGGATTCCGCAATATTTGTATCCGATAGTACGGATGAGATCAATTCCAAGCTGAAAAATGCCTACTGCCCTGCAGGTGAAATAGATGGAAACCCGGTATCAGACATATTACGCCACGTAATTTTTCCTTACTATAAAGGAGAGGTAGTTGTAGAGAGGCCCACAAAGTTTGGAGGTGACTTGCTGCTCAGGGACTTCGAGGATTTCAGGGCACAATATACACAGGGCAAGATACACCCCATGGATCTTAAATCAACTGTTGGGCGTTATATAGACCGAATGATAAAACCGGTCAGGTCAATTTACAGTGAAAAGTCTGTGAAGGAAATGTTTGATGCAGTCAGGAAAAAAACGTGAGGTCAAATCATCTTCTCTATTGAAACGCGTCCCTCCTCTGTATAAAAGCCGACAATATCTCCCGGCGAAATGGTAAGGATATCCGCAACGCGCTTAGGAAGCGTTACCCTGAAAGAAGCGCCTCTCTTGGAAACGTGCGTGACCTCAATTAATAACTTGTTCCCCATGAAAGTATATACGCAATGCCACTATATAAATAAATTCAAATTTAGCGATTTCATGTATTAAGTTAATGAATTGGCAAAAGTCACCGCTGTCATTAAGATCAGAGGAATGTGTCCAGATTTGATTGCTTTTCCCTGTTGAAAAAAGTGTCGAGTTTGGCAACATATGGTTCAATTCTCTGCCTCGAAAAGTCGTGTTCATCGCAGAGGAATTCAAAGATCCTGTCCGGTTGGGGACGGTTGAAATTGATCCTGATATCCTTGTTTACCGGCGGGGACATGAAGAATTCCCTTATCTCATCAAGTTTCTCTATCTCCTGTGCCTTCTCCCTCAGAACAGCGTATATCGTGCCAAATTTCCTTATGAGGTTAAGTGCAGTTTTTGCACCCACACGGTCCAGCCCCTTGTTGAAGTCCGTGCCAACCATGATTCCCAGGTCAATGAGCTGTTCATAAGTTATATGGTTCATCGCGAGTACCTCGTTGAGATCTATGTATTCCGGCGTGACGTTTACATAGAGATTCCTCCCCGGCACCTTCCTTCTGCCATACATGGTAAAATTCCTGTATACCCGCCTGGCACCGAAAAGGAGGCAGTCGTAATCCTGGGAAACAACTCCTGAGACCAGCCCATTTTTTGACATTACAGACGCCTGGGCCTCGCCCTCCGAAGGAGCGTCAACATAAGGCAGGCCCATGAAGGTCAGTATTTTCCTTGCATCATCTGCCACCTCACGGGTGACGTAATTTATCCTTGCAGACAGGGACCTCGCTCTTTCCTCGTCACCGGACTCAACAGCCGCCTGGAGTTCGAGAATGTTCTTCTCCTTTATGAGCCTCCTCTCCTCCAGGGTCCTGTTCTTCAGATATGCTGGTTTCCCGTCAAACACATATACCGGCTTTATGCCCTGCTCCATTAGTGTTATTGTGCGATAGAAAATGCCGGATATATGTGACGTTATCCGCCCCTTCATGTCCTTCAGCGGACTCCCGTCATATTCTCTTATGCTGCTCAGGAACTGGTAAATTATGTTGTAAGCGTCCACTGCGACTATTGACCCGGACTGCTCCTTCAGGTTCGTTCCATGCTTCTGGACAATATCTGATATGTTTACTCCCATCTCTACGCCTCACATGATATACCGAAACTGGCAATCCTGAAATCCGAAAACTGCCCGTCAGCAATAGACCTGTGTTTCATGACCGTAAGTCTTCGCTTTCCGCTGTCGATCTTCGATACCTCAAGTATTGATTTCATAGCGTGGTTTATCACGTGCCCGCCGAATGGCTGTAAACCTCCGCCGTCCACATCCTGATATACCTGGTTGGTTATCAGCGCAGGTATGTTGAATTTCAGTATGATCCTGGACAGGTGTGAAAGCTGTTTCTGGAAGCCTGCAATTCTTGCAGGAGCGTCCGATGTTTTTTCGAGCCTGAAGTATTCGGTGAAGGAATCAATAACTATCAGGCCTACATTGCCATAACGCTCTATCAGCTTCTCGCACCTCATTATTGCAAGTTCCTGGTCTTCCAGGCTGCTGACCCTGTATAGTATGAGGTTCTCCCCAAGTTTCTCTGAGCCATTTGAAATCTGGGAAAGTCTCTCGGATGAGACGCCCTCAGTATCTATATAAATTACTCTTTTACCCTGCCTGATGCAGGAAATAGAGAAAAGCAAAGCAAGGTTTGTCTTTCCGGAGCCGCCTTCACCGTATATCTCGGTGATCACGCCGCTCTCCAGCCCCCCGCCGATAAGTGAATCAATGCAGCTTACCCCTATGGCAAGTTTTTTCCGGGGTTCGCTGATTTCAACTTTCTCCATTTATTTGATATATAGAATTAATATAAAAGGAGATTGCCCTGAATCATTATAGATCGTCAACAAGCCTGATTATGTCCATAAGGTTGCCCGACATTATCTCGGCATCAGAGTATTTCGTGAGTTCCGCATGCCTGGGATTAAATGCTATGGAATAACCCGCTTCCTGGAACATTGAACGATCGTCAAATGAATCTCCTACGCAAACAGTCTTCTCCTTTGCTATTGCAAATCTTGACTGTATATCCCTCACATTCCTTTCCTTATGCTGAAAATCCACCTCCACCTTCCCTTCCGGGATCAGGTACCCGGCACTGTCTGTGAGGAGATGGTTTGAGAGCACGCAATCAAAACTCACAGTGGATTGTATCCTGTCGGCAAGCCATGAAATACCGCCCGAGACAATTGCAACTTTCTTTCCACTCGACTTAAGCAGGTTTATGACCTCATCTATTCCCGGGCTCAACGGTATCTCGTTGAGTATGGAAACGATCTCATCCTTTGAAACCTTTCCGCGTTTGTCTATCCATAACTTCACATCACCCCTCAGAAATTCCTCATAGGATATTTTTCCCATCTCGAATTTCTGTCTCAGCTCGCGGTTATCAACAAGAAGTCGGTTGTGAACGTAATTCCAGCTGCTGGAGTTTGTTGTCAGCACGCCGTCCATATCAAAAACAAAGAGTTCAAAATCTCTTGAAGCCATTCACACCACCCATCAGTACGTCCTGGAAAAGCTGGCAATTTTTCCCGGTTTACCGCAAACCACGCATTTTGCTTCTCCAGGTGTGCTGACATTAATCCCCAGCACAACCTTCTCCGTCTCCTTCTCAATGGTGTCGGAGCACTCCCTGCTGCCGCACCAGCCGGATAAGCTTATCCCTTCATAGGACTTCATCTCTTCAATTGTACTGTCCCTCCTGGACAGGTCGTGAAACTGTTTTATTGCCCGCTCGGTTATCTCCTCCTTTACGCGCTCAAGCAACATGTTGATCCCATCGGGAAGCTGATTAAGCTGGATTTTCTGCCTACCTTTCGATGTCCTTTTGGCCACTGTTACAAAAGCATCGCTGACCTCTCTTGTTCCAATTTCAATTCTTAAGGGAACGCCGCGCATCTCCCAGTCATTGAACTTGTATCCGGGGGTGTACGCATCCCTGTCATCAAGTTTTACCCTGATACCATGCTTTTTCAGGATGCTGCATACGGAATCGATAAAGCTCTTCTGGCTGGGATTTTCGGAAGGTATGGGAATTACCACTACCTGGAATGGAGCAATATCTGGGGGGAAGACCAGGCCGGTATCGTCTCCATGTATTCCTATTACTGCCGCAAGGAGCCTCTCGCTCAGTCCAAACGTTGTCTGGAATGCATAAACCGGCTGTCCGTTCTCGTCAGAATACTTTATGTCGTAATTTTTTGCAAAGTTGTCGTCATACTGGTGGATCGTGCCGATCTGCAGTGACCTGCCGCTAGGGAGGGCCGTATCAAAAGCCAGGGAGTATACGGCTCCGGGAAACTTGTCCCATTCAGGCCTCCTGTCAACATGGAATGGCAGGCAGAGCATTGAACTGATCTTTTTCCATATGTCCATGTACTCGGACATCTGCTGCTCAGCTTCTTCGTGATTACGGTGCGCAGTGTGTGACTCAAAGAAATGGATCTCCCTTATGCGGATAAATGAACGGGTATGTTTTGTCTCATACCGATAGACGCTTACTATCTGATAAATCTTCAGGGGAAGGTCTGCGTGAGTCCTTACCCACAAAGAGAACATAGGGTACATTGCTGCCTCGCTGGTGGGCCTTAAAGCGAGCTCAATGTCAAGTTGCTCCTTACCTCCCCTGGTAACCCAGTACAGTTCATTTTCAAATCCCTTAATGTGCTCAAATTCAACCGTGAGCATGTCTCTCGTGATGAGCACTGGAAAGTTTACCTCCTGGAACTCCATTGAATCAACATTCTCCCTAACGACATTATCAATGTTTTTCATGGCTCTCCAGCCATATGGGAGCCATACGTTCATTCCCTTGATTGGATATCGCTTGTCACTCAACTGGCTGACGTCAATGATTTCATTGTACCATTCGCTGAAATCTTTCTTCTTGTTCTCCATCTTTAGGTACTGATGTCTGATCTTCTTATAAATATTTGAGCACCGGTATCTGAAATAAAATATACGTGTAATGGATGATCACGCATGGCAATCTTAAGTTCTGACCTTAGCGACAAAGATTTTATCGTGAATGTAGCCAGCAGGATAATTCCGGTTGAGGCAATTTCTCCAGAATCTGGCGGAAAGGGTGAATCGCAGAGAGCTGAACTCATTGGCAAGATACTCGCTGAACTGGGTTATGGTAAATTCACCAGATACGATGTGAAGGATGACCATGGCGTTGTGAGACCAAATATCGTGCTGAAGGTTGGAAAACAGGCAAAGACCTTCTGGCTCATCTCCCACATAGATACTGTCCCGGTTGGGGATCCTGCACTGTGGACAAAGAAGCCTTTCGAGGTCACTGTTGATGGAGACAGAATGTATGGCAGGGGAACATCAGACGACGGGCAGGCGGTATTTCTTTCCCTCCTGCTTCTTAAGCACCTTAAGGAATCTGATCTGAAGTATAACCTCGGACTGGCATTTGTAGCTGATGAAGAGGTTGGAAGCAAATACGGTATACAGTACCTGCTGAAGCAGGATATCTTTTCCAAGAATGATCTCCTCATTGTTCCGGATGCCGGGGCAAAGGACGGCATGTATATAGAAATTGCAGAAAAAAGCATTGTCTGGATACGGTTCAAGATAACAGGAAAGCAATATCATGCCAGCACCCCCTCTGAGGCAATAAACGCAAACAGGGAGGGCATGAAGTTCATGCTTGAACTGGATGAATTCCTCCATACAAAATACAATGCAGTCAACCCCCTCTTTTCCCCAGATGTATCGACATTTGAGCCAACAAAAAGGGAAAAGAATGTGGACAACATAAACACTATTCCTGGAACTGAAGTAGTATATCTGGACTGCAGGATACTTCCCTCATACGACCTTGACCACGTTATTGATGACATTGATTCCCTGATCAAGAAATTTGAGAAGGAAAGTAAGGCCAGGATTTCATACACATTTGTGCAGAAAGAGCAGGCACCGCTCCCAACAAGCGAAACTTCTGAAATAGTGCAGAAACTGAAGGCCGCAATCACTGCAACGAGAGGGAAGGAGCCAAGGACGGTTGGAATCGGTGGTGGCACCTGCGCCGCTTTCTTCAGGAAGAAAGGTTTCCAGGCTGCAGTCTGGTCGACGACCATTGATGAGGTTGCTCATCAGGCCGATGAGTACTGTCTCATAAGCAATATTGAGAAGGACAGGGACACTATTAACGAGTTATTATACCATTAAGATTTTGCGGCAGCACGAGCTGCAGGCTCATTCTTCATCGGTCTTCGAGAGGTCCCTTAGCCGCTGAACGCCGTCGATCTCTTCCACTATTTCCCTGACAGCATCCGGTACATCCGCTTTCCAGGAGTCGTTCCGCAACATTTTCTCCCTTATGTGAGTTCCGGACCAGTTGCTCCTGTTTATCAGTTCCAGGGAATTTACCTCGTAACCTTTCTCAGTGAAGAGCCTTTTCACCAGGGGGTTATTGCTGTACACCCTGCTGAATTTAGGGGTGAGTGATTCCACATGGGCCACCCATAGTGGATTTGAGTTGACATCCTCAATGGGCACCAGGTAAAAGTCAAAAATCTTTTCCCTCTCGAGCGATGTTGAGATCATGAGATGCCTTTCCCCTGCTGTAAACGGGTCTTTCAGGGTATGAGAATATTGGGCACTGCCAATGCCGATGATCAGGGACTTGTTTGTCTTGAGTATCTCTTTTATGACTTCAAGGTGTCCCCG is a window from the Thermoplasmatales archaeon genome containing:
- the smc_1 gene encoding Chromosome partition protein Smc — translated: MLIESIEMDNFKSFGRKKKIEFRKGLTVISGPNGSGKSNIGDALLFVLGVRSAKSVRADRLSDLIHRSSEDKTGRKYCRVQINFISGEQGADASDRRISVMRELTADGDDYKSNYYINGSRVKHSDVEQLLDSLKIYLDGYSFVLQGDINNLVKMTGFERRKLIEAISGVESYDNQIEKAGTDILGINEHVVKLEVRTQDEGRHVEELRHDKDIAERYREISGRILNLRSTLMEREIARNNLEIASMNTQVNELNGQVSELEAENKRLAGKIAELLEHKHKVEVQRESVSGSELNEIRKTIERYRLDIAGNKMRIQNIGVKIEEKKSRSEAAASEIAALSDQKKNFEVKLKTNSDDMEQITAEIRDSEKSLSAMKSRNNATNGKLNELKKKYSDLDAEVERLSIEVGDLEVDFTEINNRKIRKTIELSALEEKKGSLEFQIKDSLWRSKDSESVAAEERRKLKELTDRYYSLRNSTQDMIDEKEGLLKKLVELNKEYTKLQALTQNQKFSQSKGLSLIIGARNQNYISGIHGPLRDLISFDEEFRTALEATAGNRLNSVVVEDDETSQKCIELLKREKAGRITFLPINKMTMGRPRGKAIIVHNSPDSLGYVMERVSYDKKYEGCIWHAFQDTVIVETVEVARKYMVGVKLVTMDGDIFDPSGAITGGFMEKKRENVVSEKRVADLSADILSTNSQIDELTSIIKTRNAELSKLTEELGAKSREEGQKKANLESIDVDLVKTREELQNMQGKILQCTEELHSITDEHEKKRSGIEKIKADMRTKQREKSTIMDEMKTQNPEEAELQESMEKKLALLRNQQSQIAAEISAITVEVRHNAERTGDLSSEIRDIEKESGDLMKQVDSLESKQKVLDAELTKSQLIEAELDKNSREFTEAIAKIDLEMQKINQLIESNRSLCTTKRDVTISLNAKIGSIRDKVMQLSEDMRNLGGKPVVEDISDQEIRKTILQLQGEGENMGPINYKAIDEFSVASSVLEELKTELESLTSERKELEDLMERLNRQKEIIFVKTFNSINEGMNVIYGKLSGGGESQLILTDPGNPLDSEVHIKARPKGKTFAKLQSLSGGEKSLTALAFIMSVQRITPSPIYYLDEVDMFLDGSNVERMGQMFRANSETSQILMVSLKKAMLKYANNIIGVTSFDQENTEVYGKSLASDLEEY
- a CDS encoding ScpA/B protein, with protein sequence MEFQEIMNSLIVQGELLEVNTAEYEKVLQNFENTNAITDPVSKASSLVFRMCQDGTLDPWNVDLVAFARFFKEIITEDFSNLGFAGYIVGEAWRILYMKTLSTVDSEEAEEVEIADTDITEYSVPQMVPDDLDLKIPVSGHIQRPIRMIELLDAMRTAYIKDQRAGSRRRAESNEITSLEAIVSNLNLDEPEREIARVFQLISGAYKDTFYMEDYWGKTPEEQASFFVYSLFLMRERRIQLHQEKPYAEIIINRIDMGL
- a CDS encoding CRISPR-associated protein Cas4 — encoded protein: MQFLLFLIPLAILVILLVASRKRRSYRIPRGKKIYGDMLTKGKVLKSDRYMLSGKPDMITRKGRAIIPYEYKSGHANEPRTGHLLQMGAYFIILGDLYPKSVIRYGILKYGDSAFRIENSQGLRNRVLSIADEIRGNHEIPVRNHDSRVRCFRCPYKEVCSQNLAYGGRNSSISK
- the tyrS_1 gene encoding Tyrosine--tRNA ligase, coding for MDNIEAITGNMEEVVTIDELRALDIRGSRSYIGFEPSGIPHIGTAVLWPLKLMEVAATGMQVTVLLADWHALINDKLGGDIDIIRESGRMLEQSMKAMGLVDNVKFVWAADIVDDSDYWMQFIHVAKHSNLARVTRALPIMGRTEDDAEQDFSKYLYPLMQVNDIFYNDFDVAFGGMDQRHAHMLARDIAERMHRKKVISIHGPLLGSLAGNGRMGPFAKMSKSSPDSAIFVSDSTDEINSKLKNAYCPAGEIDGNPVSDILRHVIFPYYKGEVVVERPTKFGGDLLLRDFEDFRAQYTQGKIHPMDLKSTVGRYIDRMIKPVRSIYSEKSVKEMFDAVRKKT
- a CDS encoding transcriptional regulator, AbrB family; its protein translation is MGNKLLIEVTHVSKRGASFRVTLPKRVADILTISPGDIVGFYTEEGRVSIEKMI
- the fen_1 gene encoding Flap endonuclease 1: MGVNISDIVQKHGTNLKEQSGSIVAVDAYNIIYQFLSSIREYDGSPLKDMKGRITSHISGIFYRTITLMEQGIKPVYVFDGKPAYLKNRTLEERRLIKEKNILELQAAVESGDEERARSLSARINYVTREVADDARKILTFMGLPYVDAPSEGEAQASVMSKNGLVSGVVSQDYDCLLFGARRVYRNFTMYGRRKVPGRNLYVNVTPEYIDLNEVLAMNHITYEQLIDLGIMVGTDFNKGLDRVGAKTALNLIRKFGTIYAVLREKAQEIEKLDEIREFFMSPPVNKDIRINFNRPQPDRIFEFLCDEHDFSRQRIEPYVAKLDTFFNREKQSNLDTFL
- the radB gene encoding DNA repair and recombination protein RadB, producing the protein MEKVEISEPRKKLAIGVSCIDSLIGGGLESGVITEIYGEGGSGKTNLALLFSISCIRQGKRVIYIDTEGVSSERLSQISNGSEKLGENLILYRVSSLEDQELAIMRCEKLIERYGNVGLIVIDSFTEYFRLEKTSDAPARIAGFQKQLSHLSRIILKFNIPALITNQVYQDVDGGGLQPFGGHVINHAMKSILEVSKIDSGKRRLTVMKHRSIADGQFSDFRIASFGISCEA
- a CDS encoding Phosphoserine phosphatase — its product is MASRDFELFVFDMDGVLTTNSSSWNYVHNRLLVDNRELRQKFEMGKISYEEFLRGDVKLWIDKRGKVSKDEIVSILNEIPLSPGIDEVINLLKSSGKKVAIVSGGISWLADRIQSTVSFDCVLSNHLLTDSAGYLIPEGKVEVDFQHKERNVRDIQSRFAIAKEKTVCVGDSFDDRSMFQEAGYSIAFNPRHAELTKYSDAEIMSGNLMDIIRLVDDL
- the proS_1 gene encoding Proline--tRNA ligase produces the protein MENKKKDFSEWYNEIIDVSQLSDKRYPIKGMNVWLPYGWRAMKNIDNVVRENVDSMEFQEVNFPVLITRDMLTVEFEHIKGFENELYWVTRGGKEQLDIELALRPTSEAAMYPMFSLWVRTHADLPLKIYQIVSVYRYETKHTRSFIRIREIHFFESHTAHRNHEEAEQQMSEYMDIWKKISSMLCLPFHVDRRPEWDKFPGAVYSLAFDTALPSGRSLQIGTIHQYDDNFAKNYDIKYSDENGQPVYAFQTTFGLSERLLAAVIGIHGDDTGLVFPPDIAPFQVVVIPIPSENPSQKSFIDSVCSILKKHGIRVKLDDRDAYTPGYKFNDWEMRGVPLRIEIGTREVSDAFVTVAKRTSKGRQKIQLNQLPDGINMLLERVKEEITERAIKQFHDLSRRDSTIEEMKSYEGISLSGWCGSRECSDTIEKETEKVVLGINVSTPGEAKCVVCGKPGKIASFSRTY
- a CDS encoding putative metallohydrolase, encoding MAILSSDLSDKDFIVNVASRIIPVEAISPESGGKGESQRAELIGKILAELGYGKFTRYDVKDDHGVVRPNIVLKVGKQAKTFWLISHIDTVPVGDPALWTKKPFEVTVDGDRMYGRGTSDDGQAVFLSLLLLKHLKESDLKYNLGLAFVADEEVGSKYGIQYLLKQDIFSKNDLLIVPDAGAKDGMYIEIAEKSIVWIRFKITGKQYHASTPSEAINANREGMKFMLELDEFLHTKYNAVNPLFSPDVSTFEPTKREKNVDNINTIPGTEVVYLDCRILPSYDLDHVIDDIDSLIKKFEKESKARISYTFVQKEQAPLPTSETSEIVQKLKAAITATRGKEPRTVGIGGGTCAAFFRKKGFQAAVWSTTIDEVAHQADEYCLISNIEKDRDTINELLYH
- a CDS encoding Nicotinamide-nucleotide adenylyltransferase translates to MRAFIVGRFQPFHRGHLEVIKEILKTNKSLIIGIGSAQYSHTLKDPFTAGERHLMISTSLEREKIFDFYLVPIEDVNSNPLWVAHVESLTPKFSRVYSNNPLVKRLFTEKGYEVNSLELINRSNWSGTHIREKMLRNDSWKADVPDAVREIVEEIDGVQRLRDLSKTDEE